AGGTTTGTTAGTGGTGTTTAAGTGAGACGAACAGAGAAGTGGAGACGGCCCGTGGTTTTTAAGCGCGTGAGACAACACTAATAGAATTTATCTGTAAGAGTGTAAGCAATTTCTTTGACTGGATTAAAGTCGCCACATGTCAAATATTCAGTGGAACAAGCACACCACATCAGCGTGATTACGTGGTGTGCAGtgaccactgaatattttctcagaATTGTGGGCATTGGGCACAGATGGCTGATGATAACATGACATTAACTAAAATTACTCCTGCACGACACAACTGGGTTTTTCTATGCATGTCAGAAAGTCAACTCTGTTCATAAACTGTGGACACTAGCTTTGTTAATGAATGAATCACAAGGACATTTCACTTTACATGCACTATTACAGTCAATAAAAAGGACTAAAATTTGGAGTAACTGGCGGTATCTATTGCACATGGTACTGCCGGTGACCATGACCAGATCAAACAAACTCTCCAGTTAGTGACTCTTCAAAAcactttgaatttcaatttcagATATTTATGGGTTCCAAATTCCTTGGTCAAATTATTACAAGTCAGCTTTTCTTGTATtagaagaaacaaagagaggcgagtaaaagaagaagaagaaaaagagaactcAAGACCCAAGACTACTTGGGTTTGAACCTTCAATACATTACCGACATTCTCTATTTTATGGCCTTCCTTGCATAAAAAAGGCAAATCTAAAGCACATACTGGAATGGAGAAGGGTCCATGGACCATGGTAGTAGTCAATTGTAGAGGAGTTGGAAGAAGATGATTAGGACATCAGTAGGAGACAAAAATGTATCTACATCTATAATCAGTTGCTCTAACAAATTTTATTACTCATCAAAGGATATTTCCTAGAAAAGACCCAGCGATGGTTTCCTTGAGCGATATTTATCTTTTATGATTGACAGCATATATAAGTGATTGAGATTTCGGCATATTCTGACATTTATGGTTAACACCTAGAAAACCCTTGTGTACATCACAATGTGCTTAGAAACTAAACTACCACTTACAATTTTCTTTGTGTCTTATAATTTACACTGAAAGACTGTTAGACAAAGTATTAAAAGTGCCAAGTCTCATTCTTTCtgcaaaataaggaaaagaaaattaataactTTTATCTTAAACAACTGAACGATGTATAATTAAGCAATGAATACTCAACAAGTACGCACTCTGATTTGGTCAAGGTAAACCGTGATGTTATAAGACAATGGATATCTTTTAGATATCAAACAGGGaataacatatattttaattcGTTGAATATGAAGAGTTGTGCTAAAGTCACAGAAGAGGAGGGGCTGTCATAGTTAATTAACAGTCTTGAGTTGATTCCTCCCCATGCAATGAACTCACTACATAAGACAAAGTCCTCTTCTCACACAGTCTCTGACTATATTTACTCGGTGTATTTTCCTAATTAGAGCCTGAACAACACATCTTCCCCCCTTCAAAGTCAAATATGTGGAAGACTAACCCTGCcaagctttcttctttctttgtcttcCTTTCTTTGTGGATTCTTGGTTTTACAAGATTAATGGGTTTGGCACAAAACAACACAACATCAATCCCAGTTAATGTTGGAGTTGTTCTTGACCTGGAAACAGGATTTGGGAAGATGAGCTTAAGCTCCATCAATATGGCTCTCTCAGATTTCTATGCCTCACATGCTGACTATAAAACCAGGCTTGTCTTGCATTCCAGGGACTCCAATGGAGGTGTTGTTGATGCAGCTTCAGCAGGTTAAttatctctctttcttctctaaaCTAGTTCAGTTCAATGTCAACTTGATGTAGTTATATGTCAATTCTCACCGACAAAATAGAAAAAACTGTGCATCTCTGAAAtggaatatatgtgtgtgtgcgtgtCTATACATATCTATGCTTCTCAACTAAGATAAAGCATATTATTAAACAGTtgtgtagaaaaataggagcaattgtagagaagaatagaggcaatatttgatgtgtatgtatattgatcaaacaatacaattacaacctcatatatataaggatcaaacattacactttaagacaaatgttccataatttgatgagcaaattatgggacaaaggttccataatttgaggagcaaattattatgggacaaattatgccataatttgatgagcaaattatgccataatttgatgagcaaattatgccataatttgaggatttaatgtcaatgaggatttaatgtcaataagTTGATTTGTTTAGCTACTGACATTAATCAACAACCAAACTTCTTCCTTGCTAGCTGTTGCTTCTGATAGTTTTATTGATCTCCAAGTAGTGGATGATTCTAacagacacatatatatatatatatatatatatatttgacttTGAACTACTAAAGAAATAATATAAAACATAAAGAAACACCGATAATCTCAGGATCTGCATAAGCAAATGACAAGAGCTTTTTAAGTCTTAGCTAATCATTTGTTCTTTAATTATTCTACTTTAGTCTAATAATGATTTTTGGGTAtgacaaagttttttttttttttttttcttccctttcttaCTTTGGTTCCAAACGAACAGCTTTGGACTTGATGAAGAATGTACAAGTGCAAGCTATACTAGGTCCTGAAACAACAATGCAAGCAAACTTCATAATTGAACTTGGAGACAAAGCTCATGTTCCCACCATAACCTTTACTGCATCAAGCCCTTCCCTCACATCTTTTCACAGTTCATACTTCATTCGAGCCACCCAAAATGACTCCTCTCAAGTTGCAGCCATTAGTGCAATCACACAAGCTTTTCGATGGCGAGAGGCAGTCCTCATTTATGTGGACAATGAGTATGGACAAGGAATTGTGCCTTACTTAACTGATGCCTTACTGGCAGGGAACACCCGAGTTGCTTACCGAAGTGTCGTCAGTTCTCTGGCCACTGATGTGGAGATTGAGGCAGAGCTgtacaaattaatgacaatgcaAACAAGGGTGTTCATAGTACACATGTTGCCTTCTTTGGGGTCTAGGGTTTTCACCAAAGCTAAAGAGGTTGGAATGATGGGTGAAGGGTATGTTTGGATCATGACAACTTCAATGACCAATTTGTTGAGTTCAATCAATGCTTCTGTCATGGAGTCCATGCAAGGCTTATTGGGTGTTCAACCTTATATTCCAAGAACTACGGAGCTCGAAGAGTTCCAGATTCGCTGGAAGAGGAAGTTCCAACAGGAAAATCCAACAGTTTTCGATGCTGAACTGAATGTTTTTGGGTTACGTGCATATGATGCTACCATGGCATTGGCCCTGGCAGCTGAAATTGCAGTGAATTCCACCAACTCCTTGATTTTCAGAAACCTTAATGCTTCTGCCAATTCATCAACTGATCTCGAATCAATTGGGATTTCCCAGAACGGTCCGGTGCTTCTCCGAGCACTGCTAAGCACAAGATTCAAAGGAATTTCTGGAGAGTTTCAACTGGTCAATGGAGAATTACATTCTTCAGCTTTTGAGATAGTTAACATAAATGGAAATGGAGCAAGAGGAGTTGGATTTTGGACACCAGAGAGAGGACTTGTAAGAAACCTGAATTCATCTAATTCAACTACACATTCTGCTCCCAATTCCAGCATTCTCGCACCGATTATATGGCCAGGAGATTCCACATCAAGTCCAAAGGGTTGGCAAATGCCTACAAATGAGAAGAAATTGAGAATAGGAGTTCCTACCAAGTCTGGTTTCACTGAGTTTGTGCAGGTGACAACAGATTCTAACACTAACTCCAAAAAAGTCACTGGTTACTGCATAGCCATCTTTGATGCTGTAGTGGAAGCTTTACCATATGCTGTTTCCTATGAGTTCATTCCCTATGCTCAGCCCAATGGAGAAGAAGCCACTTATGATGATATGGTCTACCAAGTGTATCTTGGGGTAAACTTCTCCCATCTTTCCTCATCAAACTTGCATTGCATGCAATCAAAACTTACTTTGACTGATCCTAATGAAATCATATCTTCATGGACAGACATTTGACGCTGTGGTGGGAGATACAACAATCAGAGAAAACAGGTCCAAGTATGTAGACTTCACATGGCCATACACAGAATCTGGTGTGTCAATGATTGTTCCAATCACAGACAACCAGAACTACAATGCATGGGTATTCTTGGAGCCATTGACATTGGACCTTTGGGTGACCAGTGCTTGTTTCTTTGTCTTCATCGGGTTCGTGGTCTGGGTTCTCGAACACCGGATCAATGAAGACTTCCGCGGTCCACCTGCCCATCAAGCTGGCACAAGCTTCTGGTTCTCATTTTCTACCATGGTTTTCGCACATCGTAAGATGCcttctgtcttttttttttttttaaatcaaactACCAGAGGAACCTTGACATTGAGTCAGAGGTCAATGACTGCTGAATTTTATTTGCAGGGGAGAGGGTGGTGAGCAACTTGGCTAGATTTGTAGTTGTGGTTTGGTGCTTTGTTGTTCTGATTCTCACACAAAGCTTCACTGCCAGTCTCGCAAGTTTACTCACCGTACAGCGACTGCAGCCCACCGTTACTGATGTGGAACAGCTTATCAAGCATGGGGAAAATGTGGGTTACCAAGAAGGTTCTTTTGTTTATGAACTTTTGAAAGGATTGGGTTTTGACGAATCAAAGCTAATAGTTTATGGTTCAGTTGACGAATGTCATGATTTGTTCACCAAAGGCACTTCAAAGGGAGGCATAAAAGCTGCCTTTGATGAAGTACCTTATGTCAGGCCGCTGCTTGCGAAATTTTGCAACAAATATACCATGACTGAACCAACTTTTAAAACTGCAGGCTTTGGCTTTGTAAGTTTTGCCCTCCAGCTCCTGCTGAAACCATTGCCTTAAAGTCCCTTTGTTTAACTTTTAACTGTGAATTTGATTTGTTCTGGATTTGGCAGGTCTTCCCAAGAAATTCCCCTCTGGTACCTGATGTTTCAAGGGCTATATTAACTGTGACTGAGGGAGATAAAATTAACGGGATTGAGAATGCATGGCTAGCGAAGCAAAGCAATTGCCAAGACTCTAGCACGTCGGTCTCTTCTAGTAGGCTTAGTCTTAATAGTTTCTGGGGATTATTTCTAATTGCAGGACTTGCTTCAGTAGCAGCACTCATCCTATTTGCAGCAATGTTTGTTTATGAGCACAGGCATGTGTTAAAGCACTCTGAGTCAAGACCTTCAATATGGAGTAGAATCCTTGATTTGTTGAAAATCTTCAACCAGAAAGACCTCTCTTCACACACTTTCAAGAAAAGTGAATTCAATGACCGGAGCGGCCAGGGTCCGGTTGATATCTCTCCAAACACTCACAGCCTTCCAAGTCCATCAAACTATGATCATAGTTTCACTTTCTTTGGAGAACAGGGGACGCCTTCTCCTGACCGTGGAGATACCAGTCCAAATGTTCAACAAGCTCAAGAGATGGCAATAATTATTGAGCATGCTAATCCTGATCAAGAACAGCCAAGAACTCCTGATATAACTCATGAAAACAATTGAAATAGATCTTCTCATTGCCTCTAGCCATATCTAATTGTATTTGTAGAATTAGCCTTGTAAGTCTAATTTAATGAAACCAACTTCCCATTTTGGCTACTTTTCTACTGATACAAAACCTAaggttactcttgagccttgtTCTTCGTCTAAATCTGCAACTAACAGGTAGTTGGACATTTTTTAGTCTGATAGTAATGTGTGTATTAATTAGGTTTAGCAATTAGCGTAGATGGATTTGTTTATGTATTGATCTGTCAATAAGGTGTTGGGACTAGGGACTCCACATTGGTACGCTTTGGAACTAGGCTCACACGAATTTGCTCTCCAAAAGGTCTCATTCCCAAGATATTCTCCTCTTGTACCTGATATTTCAAGAGCAATCTTAAAAGTGATAGAGGGAGAAAAAATGAAGGATATTAATAATGCATGGCTGGGGGAAGAAAGCACATGCGCAAATTCTAGCTCTTCAATCTCTTCCAGTAGTCTTGGTCTTGATAGCTTTTGGGGCTTATTCCTAATTGCAGGAGTTGCTTCAACATTAGCACTGCTCATATTTGCAGTCATGTTTGTCTATGAGCAAAGGAATCTGTTCAAGACATCTGATTCAGAATCttcaaaatggagaaaaatCCAGGATTTGGCAAGAATATTGAACCAGAAGGACCTCACTTCACATACTTTCAAGAAAGGTAAACTCCATGAAGAAAGTGGGATTCAAGGTCATGATCAGAGTCCTATTGGAACCTCTCCATGCACCCACAGCTATCCTAGTCCATCAAAATATGAACACAGTTTCACTTTCTATGGAGAACAAGGAACACCATCTCCCGATCATGGAAATCCGAATAatccaaatgttcaagtgactGAAGAGATTGACGTAGTTATTGAACTTTCCAATATTCACAGTCAAGAACAGCAAAGAATTCCTGAAGataatccataaaaaaaaaaaaccaattgatGTAGTTCCTCTCACATAGCatgtctaattttatttttattcttctctTTTGTGCAGAATTAGCATTGTAATCTAATTCAATATATCCAATGCCTAAAGAAAGAAACTTCTCCTCTTACGTTCGTATGTTGATGTATGCGCGTAGTTGTTCATGTTGGGTTTGAGAAgggagagaagtagagaactcAAAATACTCTTACA
This genomic window from Tripterygium wilfordii isolate XIE 37 chromosome 9, ASM1340144v1, whole genome shotgun sequence contains:
- the LOC120005286 gene encoding glutamate receptor 2.7-like isoform X1, encoding MWKTNPAKLSSFFVFLSLWILGFTRLMGLAQNNTTSIPVNVGVVLDLETGFGKMSLSSINMALSDFYASHADYKTRLVLHSRDSNGGVVDAASAALDLMKNVQVQAILGPETTMQANFIIELGDKAHVPTITFTASSPSLTSFHSSYFIRATQNDSSQVAAISAITQAFRWREAVLIYVDNEYGQGIVPYLTDALLAGNTRVAYRSVVSSLATDVEIEAELYKLMTMQTRVFIVHMLPSLGSRVFTKAKEVGMMGEGYVWIMTTSMTNLLSSINASVMESMQGLLGVQPYIPRTTELEEFQIRWKRKFQQENPTVFDAELNVFGLRAYDATMALALAAEIAVNSTNSLIFRNLNASANSSTDLESIGISQNGPVLLRALLSTRFKGISGEFQLVNGELHSSAFEIVNINGNGARGVGFWTPERGLVRNLNSSNSTTHSAPNSSILAPIIWPGDSTSSPKGWQMPTNEKKLRIGVPTKSGFTEFVQVTTDSNTNSKKVTGYCIAIFDAVVEALPYAVSYEFIPYAQPNGEEATYDDMVYQVYLGTFDAVVGDTTIRENRSKYVDFTWPYTESGVSMIVPITDNQNYNAWVFLEPLTLDLWVTSACFFVFIGFVVWVLEHRINEDFRGPPAHQAGTSFWFSFSTMVFAHRERVVSNLARFVVVVWCFVVLILTQSFTASLASLLTVQRLQPTVTDVEQLIKHGENVGYQEGSFVYELLKGLGFDESKLIVYGSVDECHDLFTKGTSKGGIKAAFDEVPYVRPLLAKFCNKYTMTEPTFKTAGFGFVFPRNSPLVPDVSRAILTVTEGDKINGIENAWLAKQSNCQDSSTSVSSSRLSLNSFWGLFLIAGLASVAALILFAAMFVYEHRHVLKHSESRPSIWSRILDLLKIFNQKDLSSHTFKKSEFNDRSGQGPVDISPNTHSLPSPSNYDHSFTFFGEQGTPSPDRGDTSPNVQQAQEMAIIIEHANPDQEQPRTPDITHENN
- the LOC120005286 gene encoding glutamate receptor 2.7-like isoform X2, producing MWKTNPAKLSSFFVFLSLWILGFTRLMGLAQNNTTSIPVNVGVVLDLETGFGKMSLSSINMALSDFYASHADYKTRLVLHSRDSNGGVVDAASAALDLMKNVQVQAILGPETTMQANFIIELGDKAHVPTITFTASSPSLTSFHSSYFIRATQNDSSQVAAISAITQAFRWREAVLIYVDNEYGQGIVPYLTDALLAGNTRVAYRSVVSSLATDVEIEAELYKLMTMQTRVFIVHMLPSLGSRVFTKAKEVGMMGEGYVWIMTTSMTNLLSSINASVMESMQGLLGVQPYIPRTTELEEFQIRWKRKFQQENPTVFDAELNVFGLRAYDATMALALAAEIAVNSTNSLIFRNLNASANSSTDLESIGISQNGPVLLRALLSTRFKGISGEFQLVNGELHSSAFEIVNINGNGARGVGFWTPERGLVRNLNSSNSTTHSAPNSSILAPIIWPGDSTSSPKGWQMPTNEKKLRIGVPTKSGFTEFVQVTTDSNTNSKKVTGYCIAIFDAVVEALPYAVSYEFIPYAQPNGEEATYDDMVYQVYLGTFDAVVGDTTIRENRSKYVDFTWPYTESGVSMIVPITDNQNYNAWVFLEPLTLDLWVTSACFFVFIGFVVWVLEHRINEDFRGPPAHQAGTSFWFSFSTMVFAHRERVVSNLARFVVVVWCFVVLILTQSFTASLASLLTVQRLQPTVTDVEQLIKHGENVFPRNSPLVPDVSRAILTVTEGDKINGIENAWLAKQSNCQDSSTSVSSSRLSLNSFWGLFLIAGLASVAALILFAAMFVYEHRHVLKHSESRPSIWSRILDLLKIFNQKDLSSHTFKKSEFNDRSGQGPVDISPNTHSLPSPSNYDHSFTFFGEQGTPSPDRGDTSPNVQQAQEMAIIIEHANPDQEQPRTPDITHENN
- the LOC120006080 gene encoding glutamate receptor 2.8-like encodes the protein MKDINNAWLGEESTCANSSSSISSSSLGLDSFWGLFLIAGVASTLALLIFAVMFVYEQRNLFKTSDSESSKWRKIQDLARILNQKDLTSHTFKKGKLHEESGIQGHDQSPIGTSPCTHSYPSPSKYEHSFTFYGEQGTPSPDHGNPNNPNVQVTEEIDVVIELSNIHSQEQQRIPEDNP